The following proteins come from a genomic window of Meleagris gallopavo isolate NT-WF06-2002-E0010 breed Aviagen turkey brand Nicholas breeding stock chromosome Z, Turkey_5.1, whole genome shotgun sequence:
- the GRHPR gene encoding glyoxylate reductase/hydroxypyruvate reductase — SPAPLTAASRRCRVQQWDSEEPVPRRELLAGVAGKQGLLCLLSDRIDAEVLDAAGPSLKVISTMSVGFDHLALDEIKKRGIRVGYTPDVLTDATAELSVALLLATCRRLPEAVAEVKTGGWTTWKPLWMCGYGLSGSTVGIIGLGRIGQAVARRLKPFGVKNFLYTGSQPKPENAAEFQAEFVPLTKLAQESDFVVVTCALTPDTQGMCNKNFFSRMKKSSVFINTSRGAVVNQEDLYDALVSGQIAAAGLDVTTPEPLPTDHPLLKLRNCVILPHIGSATYATRSTMAVLAADNLLAGLRGEPMPQELLL; from the exons AGTCCGGCCCCGCTGACGGCCGCGTCCCGCAGGTGCCGCGTGCAGCAGTGGGACTCGGAGGAGCCCGTCCCGCGGCGCGAGCTGCTGGCGGGGGTTGCGGGCAAGCAGGGGCTGCTGTGCCTCCTGTCCGACCGCATCGACGCCGAGGTGCTGGACGCCGCCG GGCCGAGCCTGAAAGTCATCAGCACCATGTCCGTGGGGTTCGATCACCTCGCCCTGGACGAGATCAAGAAGCG GGGGATCCGCGTGGGTTACACCCCTGACGTCCTGACCGATGCCACCGCTGAGCTCTCCGTGGCTCTGCTCCTCGCCACGTGCCGGCGGCTGCCCGAGGCTGTCGCAGAGGTGAAGAC CGGTGGCTGGACAACCTGGAAGCCCTTGTGGATGTGTGGCTATGGACTGTCGGGAAGTACAGTGGGCATCATAGGTCTGGGAAGAATAG GGCAGGCAGTTGCCCGCCGTCTGAAGCCATTTGGGGTCAAGAACTTTTTGTACACTGGAAGTCAGCCGAAACCAGAGAATGCTGCAGAGTTTCAAGCTGAGTTTg TCCCACTCACAAAGCTGGCCCAGGAGTCGGACTTCGTCGTCGTGACATGTGCTTTGACTCCCGACACCCAGGGAATGTGCAACAAGAATTTCTTCAGCAGGATGAAGAAGAGCTCTGTGTTCATCAACACCAGCAG agggGCTGTGGTGAACCAGGAAGATTTGTACGATGCATTGGTCAGTGGGCAAATTGCAGCTGCAGGCCTGGACGTCACAACGCCGGAGCCACTGCCCACTGATCACCCTCTGCTCAAACTCAGGAACTGTG TGATCCTGCCACACATCGGGAGTGCCACCTATGCTACACGGAGCACCATGGCAGTACTGGCTGCTGACAACCTGCTGGCCGGCCTGCGAGGCGAGCCCatgccccaggagctgctgctgtga